One Eleginops maclovinus isolate JMC-PN-2008 ecotype Puerto Natales chromosome 22, JC_Emac_rtc_rv5, whole genome shotgun sequence DNA segment encodes these proteins:
- the LOC134858535 gene encoding bifunctional 3'-phosphoadenosine 5'-phosphosulfate synthase 2-like, whose product MSGVKKLRTDLNRSTNVVYQAHHVSRTKRGQVVGTRGGFRGCTIWLTGLSGAGKTTISFALEEFLVSHAIPCYSLDGDNIRQGLNKNLGFSSVDREENIRRIAEVAKLFADAGMVCVTSFISPFSKDREEARKIHASAGLPFFEVFINASLELCESRDVKGLYKKARAGEIKGFTGIDADYEPPEAPDLVLKTGELTVNECLHQVLELLREQNIVPGEIMEEVNELFVNENKLNLAMADANTLPTISITKLDLQWLQVLSEGWASPLKGFMREREFLQVLHFGNLLDGGAINLSVPIVLPVTSEIKQELDGCAAIALEYQGSRVAILRNPEFFPHRKEERCARQWGTTCAQHPHIKMVLEGGDWLVGGDLEVLERIKWNDGLDQYRLTPQELKQKFKDMKADAVFAFQLRNPVHNGHALLMQDTKRRLLERGYKNPVLLLHPLGGWTKDDDVPLAWRMKQHNAVLEEGVLEPASTIVAIFPSPMMYAGPTEVQWHCRARMIAGANFYIVGRDPAGMPHPETKQDLYDPTHGSKVLTMAPGLTSVEIIPFRVAAYNKTKQAMDFYDKERHADFEFISGTKMRNMARSGENPPDGFMAPKAWKVLVEYYTSLQKDK is encoded by the exons ATGTCCGGCGTTAAAAAGCTTCGTACG GATCTCAACAGGTCGACCAATGTGGTATACCAGGCCCACCATGTCAGCCGCACCAAGAGAGGGCAGGTCGTGGGCACCAGGGGCGGCTTCAGAGGCTGTACTATCTGGCTCACCG GTTTATCGGGTGCTGGAAAGACTACTATCAGTTTTGCCCTGGAAGAATTCCTCGTTTCCCACGCTATTCCTTGCTACTCACTGGACGGAGACAATATCCGCCAAGGGCTGAACAAGAACCTGGGCTTCTCTTCCGTAGACCGCGAGGAGAACATCCGGCGTATTGCTGAGGTGGCCAAACTGTTTGCTGATGCTGGGATGGTGTGCGTCACCAGTTTCATCTCTCCTTTCAGCAAG GATCGGGAAGAGGCGAGGAAGATCCATGCAAGTGCCGGGCTACCATTTTTTGAGGTGTTTATCAACGCTTCCCTTGAGCTGTGTGAGAGCAGGGATGTAAAAGGACTTTACAAGAAGGCTCGCGCTGGAGAGATCAAAG GTTTTACTGGGATTGATGCAGATTATGAGCCTCCTGAGGCGCCGGATCTTGTGCTGAAAACTGGAGAGCTCACAGTGAATGAGTGCCTTCATCAGGTGTTGGAGCTGCTCAGGGAGCAG AACATTGTACCAGGCGAGATCATGGAGGAGGTGAATGAACTCTTTGTTAACGAGAACAAACTGAATCTTGCTATGGCTGATGCGAACACACTCCCAACCATCAGCATCACCAAG TTGGACCTACAATGGTTGCAGGTCTTGTCAGAAGGCTGGGCCAGCCCGCTGAAGGGCTTCATGAGAGAGCGAGAGTTCCTCCAGGTCTTACACTTTGGCAACCTGCTGGATG GTGGGGCCATCAACTTGTCAGTTCCCATTGTGCTGCCTGTCACCTCGGAGATTAAGCAGGAGCTTGACGGCTGTGCGGCGATCGCTCTGGAGTATCAGGGTTCACGCGTGGCTATTCTCAGGAACCCTGAGTTCTTCCCACATCGCAAGGAGGAACGCTGTGCCAGGCAGTGGGGCACCACCTGTGCACAGCACCCTCACATTAAG ATGGTTTTGGAGGGGGGTGATTGGCTGGTAGGCGGTGACCTGGAAGTGCTGGAGCGAATCAAATGGAACGATGGGCTTGACCAGTACCGCCTTACTCCACAGGAGCTGAAGCAGAAGTTTAAAGACATGAAAGCAG ATGCGGTATTTGCATTCCAGCTGCGTAACCCGGTGCACAACGGCCACGCCCTGCTGATGCAGGACACCAAGCGACGTCTGCTGGAGCGCGGCTACAAGAACCCAGTGCTCCTGCTGCACCCGCTCGGCGGCTGGACCAAAGATGACGACGTGCCTCTGGCCTGGCGGATGAAGCAGCACAATGCTGTGCTGGAGGAGGGCGTCCTGGAGCCAGCCAGCACTATAGTTGCCATCTTCCCCTCACCTATGATGTACGCTGGACCCACAGAG GTTCAGTGGCACTGTAGAGCCAGAATGATTGCCGGGGCAAACTTCTACATCGTTGGCCGGGACCCAGCAGGCATGCCTCACCCAGAGACTAAGCAGGACCTGTATGACCCCACCCATGGAAGCAAGGTCCTCACCATGGCCCCGGGCCTCACCTCCGTGGAGATCATCCCCTTCAGGGTCGCCGCCTACAACAAGACAAAGCAGGCGATGGACTTTTACGACAAAGAGAG